A genomic region of Pseudomonas abietaniphila contains the following coding sequences:
- a CDS encoding FAD-binding oxidoreductase: MNSDLFQTLQQLLGASHVLPGAESPAQLTDKQGSYVGRALAVVRPANADEVAAVVRACVAHKTPIVVQGGNTGLMGAATPDASGRSVLLLLDRLNRVRQIDTDNDTLTVEAGCILQHIQDVAREAGRLFPLSLGAEGSCTIGGNLGTNAGGTAVLRYGNTRELTLGLEVVTAEGEIWHGLRGLRKDNTGYDLRDLYIGSEGTLGIITAATLKLFPLPKAQSTAFLAFDSLGQAVSFLSHARAGFGASLTAFELLTAECLALLREQFPEGPQPFLNAAQPWFALLELSDNHSEAHARQAFEDVLGSAFDEGLLADALIAESLAQSEALWLLRENMSEAQKRAGRNMKHDISIPISRIVEFVEHTDALLQQHFPGVRNFTFGHLGDGNLHYNVAHPLDSTVEAHMARYAELSEIVHDSAHAFGGSISAEHGIGQRKLAMLPRYKSSVELDLMRRIKQALDPLNLLNPGKVLASVESRSTAP, from the coding sequence ATGAACAGCGATCTGTTCCAGACGTTGCAGCAACTGCTCGGCGCAAGCCATGTGCTGCCGGGCGCCGAATCCCCGGCGCAGTTGACCGACAAGCAGGGCAGCTACGTCGGTCGGGCGCTCGCTGTCGTGCGCCCGGCTAACGCCGACGAAGTCGCTGCGGTGGTGCGCGCCTGTGTCGCCCATAAGACCCCGATCGTGGTGCAGGGCGGCAACACCGGGTTGATGGGCGCGGCAACGCCGGATGCCAGCGGGCGTTCGGTGTTGTTATTGCTTGACCGCTTGAACCGCGTGCGCCAGATCGATACCGACAACGACACCCTCACTGTCGAAGCCGGCTGCATCTTGCAACACATTCAGGACGTGGCCCGTGAAGCGGGACGGCTGTTTCCCCTGAGCCTTGGCGCAGAGGGCAGTTGCACCATCGGCGGCAACCTCGGCACCAACGCGGGCGGCACCGCGGTGCTGCGCTACGGGAACACCCGCGAGCTGACGCTGGGCCTTGAAGTGGTCACCGCCGAAGGCGAGATCTGGCATGGGCTGCGAGGTCTGCGCAAGGACAATACCGGTTACGACCTGCGTGACCTGTACATCGGCAGTGAGGGCACGCTCGGCATTATCACGGCCGCGACGCTCAAACTTTTTCCGCTGCCCAAGGCGCAAAGCACGGCGTTTCTGGCGTTCGATTCGCTGGGCCAGGCGGTGAGTTTTCTGTCCCATGCCCGCGCCGGATTCGGTGCCAGTCTGACCGCATTCGAACTGCTCACCGCCGAATGCCTGGCGCTGCTGCGCGAGCAGTTTCCCGAAGGCCCCCAGCCCTTTTTGAATGCCGCTCAACCCTGGTTCGCGTTGCTGGAGCTGTCCGATAACCACAGCGAAGCTCACGCGCGCCAGGCGTTCGAGGACGTGCTGGGCAGCGCGTTCGATGAGGGCCTGCTGGCCGATGCACTGATCGCCGAAAGCCTGGCCCAGAGCGAGGCACTGTGGCTGCTGCGCGAGAACATGAGCGAGGCGCAGAAGCGTGCCGGACGCAACATGAAGCACGACATCTCGATCCCGATTTCGCGCATCGTCGAATTTGTCGAACACACCGACGCCTTGCTGCAACAACACTTCCCCGGCGTACGCAATTTCACGTTCGGCCATCTGGGCGACGGAAACCTGCATTACAACGTCGCGCACCCACTCGACTCCACGGTCGAGGCGCACATGGCGCGCTATGCCGAACTCAGCGAGATCGTCCACGACAGCGCACATGCCTTTGGCGGCTCGATCAGCGCCGAGCACGGCATCGGGCAACGCAAGCTGGCGATGCTGCCGCGCTACAAGAGCAGCGTTGAGCTCGACTTGATGCGCCGCATCAAGCAGGCGCTAGACCCTCTCAATCTGCTCAACCCAGGCAAGGTCCTGGCGAGCGTCGAAAGCCGGAGCACAGCCCCATGA
- a CDS encoding transporter substrate-binding domain-containing protein, which translates to MSSFSIGKTLSVIGLSIGLAMGATLAHADATLDKINQRHKISIGVILSGPPFGTIDPKTGEHLGYNVELAKGIAQKLGVEVETVSVLAPNRVQFLQQGKVDILIANMQYTDERAEILDYVPTPYEEVGGAALIRKGAGISQWEDLKGKPVCVSQGSNFIKPLQETYGAEIKAFRSQSESLLSLRGNGCVAAVHVSPTMHALLDDPEWADYNLPLANDLIPSKSVIWVRKGEHDTQAKLDAIIRDWHRSGWLIDVGQRTGMAPSQALRDLHEQFRNAAPLATK; encoded by the coding sequence ATGAGCAGCTTTTCCATCGGCAAGACCCTGTCCGTTATTGGCCTCTCGATCGGGCTGGCGATGGGCGCAACCCTGGCCCACGCCGACGCCACGCTGGACAAGATCAACCAGCGTCACAAAATCAGCATCGGCGTGATTCTCAGCGGGCCGCCGTTCGGCACCATCGATCCGAAGACTGGCGAACACCTGGGCTACAACGTCGAGCTGGCCAAAGGCATCGCGCAAAAGCTGGGTGTCGAGGTCGAAACCGTGTCGGTGCTGGCGCCCAACCGCGTGCAGTTCCTGCAGCAAGGCAAGGTCGACATCCTGATTGCCAACATGCAGTACACCGACGAGCGTGCCGAGATTCTCGACTATGTGCCAACCCCGTACGAAGAAGTCGGCGGCGCCGCGCTGATCCGCAAAGGCGCTGGCATCAGCCAGTGGGAAGACCTCAAAGGCAAACCGGTTTGCGTGTCTCAGGGCAGCAACTTCATCAAGCCGTTGCAGGAAACCTATGGCGCAGAGATCAAGGCGTTCCGCAGCCAGTCCGAGTCGCTTTTGTCTCTGCGTGGCAACGGTTGCGTGGCCGCCGTGCACGTCAGCCCGACCATGCACGCGCTGCTGGATGATCCGGAGTGGGCCGACTACAACCTCCCGCTGGCCAACGACCTGATCCCCTCGAAATCGGTGATCTGGGTGCGCAAGGGCGAACACGACACGCAGGCGAAACTCGACGCGATCATTCGCGACTGGCACCGCAGTGGCTGGTTGATCGACGTGGGTCAGCGCACCGGCATGGCACCGTCGCAAGCCTTGCGTGATCTGCATGAACAGTTCCGTAACGCCGCGCCGCTGGCCACGAAATGA